A single Candidatus Thalassolituus haligoni DNA region contains:
- a CDS encoding ferric reductase-like transmembrane domain-containing protein, which produces MKSATRLYLGLLLAITLLWLLADSLLPEPFSYFSFRAVFIQYSGAIAMAVMSLAMVLAVRSSWLEARLNGLDKMYRLHKWLGITALVTAVLHWWFAQGTKWMVGWGWLERPQRGARPEQTPGLIEGAFNSVRELAEQVGEWAFYGAALLMVLALIKRFPYHWFKKTHTLIAVAYLALVFHAVVLIKFEYWSQPIGWLLALLILAGTLSAVWILAGRVGKRRTVAGHIDSVIRYPDMKTIETRICPDHGWPGHRAGQFAFLKSRADEAPHPFTIASAWNPADPCLVFISKALGDHTVQMMDYLEPGLPVSVEGPYGCFNFEDDRPRQIWIGAGIGITPFIARMKQLQQLPGKQSIDLYHTTADVDEQALDKLISDARDACVELHLVLSGQDKRLTAQQIMEEVPEWQQASVWFCGPAAFGQQLNRELTAAGMNAGRFHQEMFAMR; this is translated from the coding sequence TATTCAGTACAGCGGAGCGATTGCCATGGCAGTGATGAGCCTGGCCATGGTATTGGCGGTGCGATCTTCCTGGTTGGAAGCACGACTGAATGGCCTGGATAAAATGTACCGGTTACACAAATGGCTGGGTATTACGGCCCTGGTGACAGCGGTGCTGCACTGGTGGTTTGCCCAGGGCACCAAATGGATGGTGGGTTGGGGCTGGCTGGAACGACCACAACGAGGAGCTCGGCCAGAGCAAACGCCAGGGCTGATTGAAGGGGCATTCAACAGTGTGCGCGAATTGGCCGAGCAAGTGGGTGAATGGGCTTTTTATGGTGCCGCCTTGTTGATGGTACTGGCATTGATCAAGCGCTTTCCGTATCACTGGTTCAAAAAGACTCATACCCTGATCGCAGTGGCGTACCTCGCATTGGTGTTTCACGCGGTAGTGCTGATCAAATTTGAATATTGGTCACAGCCGATTGGCTGGTTGTTGGCACTGCTGATTCTGGCTGGGACGCTATCGGCTGTGTGGATTTTGGCAGGCCGGGTGGGCAAGCGTCGTACGGTTGCAGGTCATATCGACAGTGTGATTCGCTACCCGGATATGAAGACGATAGAAACCCGTATCTGCCCGGATCATGGGTGGCCGGGACACCGCGCCGGACAGTTTGCTTTTCTGAAAAGCCGTGCGGATGAAGCGCCTCACCCCTTTACCATTGCCTCTGCCTGGAATCCGGCTGATCCCTGTCTGGTGTTTATCAGTAAGGCGCTGGGTGATCACACCGTTCAGATGATGGATTACCTGGAACCCGGTTTGCCGGTCTCGGTAGAAGGCCCGTATGGGTGTTTCAACTTTGAAGATGATCGTCCGCGTCAGATCTGGATAGGGGCGGGCATTGGCATTACGCCGTTTATTGCACGAATGAAACAACTGCAACAGCTGCCCGGCAAGCAATCGATTGATCTTTATCATACGACGGCTGACGTTGATGAACAGGCACTCGACAAGTTGATAAGCGATGCCCGTGATGCCTGTGTGGAGCTGCACCTGGTGCTCTCCGGGCAAGACAAGCGTTTGACGGCGCAACAGATTATGGAAGAGGTGCCAGAATGGCAGCAAGCCAGTGTCTGGTTTTGTGGCCCGGCAGCCTTTGGACAGCAACTTAACCGTGAGCTGACAGCCGCTGGTATGAATGCAGGCCGCTTCCATCAAGAAATGTTTGCTATGCGATAG